The region CCGCTACACCGCTTGGCAGCCCAGAGAACTCTCAGCCAAGGAGAAACCTTCAGAGCTTCAGGCCCAAACAGACTCTGCGCTTTCTTAAAGAGGTCAAGTGACTTCATTGTCCGGAGTGTTTcccaaggggaggggggaagagagtgGGGGGGTGTAGGTGTGAGGGGAACAGATGAGGTCTCTGCTTCAACCTGAAAGGCACCTGTTGCCTCTCAGGTCCTGGGGCAGTCTCTGTTCCTCCCGTAACCAACAGCAGGTCACCTTCAAAAGAATCCAAACTTCAAACACCTGACCTGTTTTCTGCTAGGTCTGCCATTATCCATTCTCACCATTAGACGGTGGATTATGGGCAGCTGCATAGCACTCGGGCAACCAGGCAGGATCCTGATGTTCTTCTCGTTTTGATCACAGGGTGCTTCACCAACAGAGGACAAGGACACCTACTAAAACAGCTCACCTATCGACCTCCTCCATTGCCCAGAATCCCCAGCACTGTCCAAGAGGAGGGCCTCTGCCACTGGAAACAAATGGCACCACTTTAAATCAATATGGCGGACCTGTGACTTCATCACTGCCACTCCATCTTGTCTGGTGTCGATCTGCTGGGCGAAAGAGAGGCCAGAACACTGTCCGTTGTGTGTCAAAGAACTACAGGAACATGGCTGGAACAGGACAAGGGGAAGGACACGGGCAAGGTCCCATCTGAGCGTTAAAAATAACTACCTGCGAAAGAGGCATTTTGAGATTGATGATGCATCAATCAAAAAGGAATCACGCTGGAaattttttccctccatttctccTACAGCAGGCTGGTTTGATTTGCTGACATTTAACTTTAGCTTGCAGCTTGATGATTTCATCACAGGTTTCTCATTAccttaaaaaaaagctgtttttttttaacatttgcagACTTATTTGACAATAACAGCATCTTTCAACCTGGGGTTTCCTTTTTAGCCCTTTAATAGACAGCGTGATTTAAGTGCGGGTTGACATTTTGCATAATCCATTTCGTTTTGATGAGGCATAATAAGGCGGAAACCAAATTCTTTAGTCAGTAAGCCTTGGAGGAGTTAAACCACATGTGactgaaaaaaaggaatatagttGCTTTTGCAAGAGTGGCAAGCGAGGCTTAAGCACGTAAGTGTGCGAGAGCTCCGTAGCTCGATTTGAGACGAGCAGAGGAGAGGATCTAGACTGCTGCAGTATCGTTCCACGGAGTCAGATGTGCGCTTGTGCGTCTCCGGGCTTTTGGATGAATCATAATGATTAAACAGAAAGGTGACAGAACGAACTGCAGTAAATATTTCAGAGGGGGAAATATGATCTTCTGTTCAGTTATCTTTCCTCACTGGATCAGATCACAGCTCTGAAGCAAACCCGGGCCACGCGCGCTGAGCAGCGTAGCAAACAGATAAAAGCTCCACCTGTTGGATGCGGTGTCCGCCACTTTTGGAAGAGCGGGATGGAGAGTCTAGATGAACTGGAGCACCCCTTGCTGGGTGGCAGCCCCAAGCACAGTGGAGGACCTGTTGCCAGCACTGGTGGCAATGGGCTTTTAAAAGGCATCTTAGTGCGGTGCGGGGAGGAGAGCACACTGCCCCCAGTGGCCTGGAGGAGTTACTGCACCCCAGCAGAGATCGCCCAACAGCAGCTCCTGGACCCTTGCTCTCTACCACGCTCCCTGGAGTCCCTTTACCCAACAGCTCCGGCATGGGGCCAATCAGAGTCTCTGGGCCTACAGAGGAAGGACTATCTGGAGACCACATTTGTGGACATGGGCCCTGGTTCCCCGCTGGAGAAGAAGCTGCTGGACGAGGAACGGGATAGTCACAGCATCTGCTACAGCACAGATGAGGACGACCTCCTGCCCGATTATGAGgtttggcagccattttcttaCTTGTTGCCTGTATCCAGAAGCACACTCATTGCATTTACATCCACATGCATTCTGTTAACTCACCTAAATATCTAATCAGACACTCTTCATAGAAGCCGAGTGTCCTTAAAATATTAAGAGATTAATTAACTCTTTGAGGAGCTGGTTTTTTCcgaatgtttttccaaaattctaAGTTAGTGTtttagaactccactgctttcaattaacagtagtgattgttacatcagcagtataactttcagtgaaaaacatactaatgacatatttgtgatctcacacctcacAGGGTTAATAGTCACTACTCAGAAAAGCCTCTGCAATTTAAAGCGTGTTATAGTGTATTAAGTTGTCTCAGAGCTTAGCCCTTTTCCCAGGCGGTGTTGCTGACAcatgaaaaaaagagggaaatcTCATGTTACAGAGTTTGAAAAATTCATGAACCTGGTATTCTTGTGTAGTGAGATAACTACATGGCGACgaattgaattcaataaagAAAGTGCTTGGAGTGCAAAAACAGTGATAAAAAACATCTTACAGCTGAACGCTTTCTTTGATTAAAACAGCAGAGAGCAAGCAACACTGTTACACTGGCAAAGAAACCAGAAACGATTCACACGGTTAGCGGAGGGGGAATTTGCAtgatttttgaatttgatgcaaaAAGACTGAAAAGGAACACGAAAGCAGACCAAAAGGAAATGGAGGATGTGGGAAGGAGGAGCAGTAATGGATAGAGCACAGTGTTATTTTCCAAAATCGGTATTATTTCATAGAAAATTCAAAACTAGATGTGACAGTTTGGAAAAACATGAAAGGTTTTGGAGATTGGTGTGTTCTTGAGGGGGAATTCAGTGCTGTTCTCTCATTTAATTGCTTTGGGGGATAATCTCTGAACCATGTGAAACCGCGCACAGCTacgctctttctttctttcttgttcaGAAGCCCTTCAGGAAAGCTTTGGCTCACGTTGCATTAAAACTCTGGAAAAGCTAAAAACTATTTCTTTGCCATGCATGCGGGATTACACTTTAAACAGTGAGCATGCTTTCATTCCTCCTATGATCCCCGGTTGTCTGCCCTCACACAATACTGTTCAATTACCTGCCTAATGCGGCTACTTATTTCCTTGGATTGTTTTGAGCATAGATATTGTTCAGTTGTTACTTGCATTGAAAGTCAACTTTCATTGGGGTCTTGAAAGCATGCAGTGCAGCCCTTTGCAGACGTAGATGGGGTCATTGCCCAATTAAGTCATAGTACATGGCAgctgtgtcatggttctgtgttttcctgtctgtgtttcccttgttgggccgccagatggcggcacttctgttttgtgtcctgctcccccctgttaattgtattattgttgtctcgttattctatcattgttcccacctgtgtcttgttatcccctccttttctgggttgattgttttttgagttcacctgtgtcttgttaccccctgtctatttaagttctttgttcccttgactcaggtgctggttccttgtgtttgtttgacttacatgtatctgcctgcctgtgtttttgacctgctctgtgtgtgttttgaattttgagttttctgttttgtgctttttggtAGTGCCCtgcctttttgagtttgtgttttttttccctctgcgtttgggtcccccctacccgttacGTGACAAGCTGTTGGTTAATGTGTCTggtcttattttaatttagagGTATTTTGCAGAATTTTCTGTTCAGTCAGTGTCTGAAGCTTTGAACAGCTTCATACTGTGTGTCACCAGGACTCTTCGAGCGAATGCTTCAGTGAAACCGACAGCGAGCGCAACTTCCCGCTGATGATCCCGCAGGACTACCTGGGCCTCGCCGTATTCTCCATGCTCTGCTGTTTTTGGCCCCTGGGGATTGCGGCGTTCTACCTTTCCCAGAAGGTAAACAGCTGAGAATTAACAAAAGctcaatggttttttttaaggttgCGGTTTCATTAACTGCGGCTTTCCGCATGCGTCACGCTTGTCTGCTGCTGTCACAAACTGTTGGAGTATAAtgcagaaaaggaggggaagttgggggcgggggggataaaataaaaggataaaaatgtttcaaaaatatgGTGGGATAAAGACAAGAGTGAGCGGTTGTCATGGgaacagaattttaaaacaGCGTTCACAAACATGCATCCCGTGATTCTTTCGTTGCGATTTAAGTGATTATCATAAATGCCAAGTTTTTCTAGGTACTCTttgtgaactgaaaaaaaaaaactaaataaattgaCTTTACGAAACAATGCAGCGAGCTAAAACATTTGGCACCATTTATGTATATGAGAGCGAATAatttcacaaacacaccctgAATTCTAATTAGTTTTGCTGAGGTACTGCTCGCATATTTTGGGGGGTAACAGATGGTTTATAGAAGGAAGCAGAAGGGAAAGACAGCAGAGcaggaaaggagaaaaattGTCCTGAAGTAATAAAGGAGTGCAGAAGAGAACTGTTATAATAATGTGATAATGTATGCTTACAGGTCACGTGCTGGTAAGGATTtgattggttattttatttgaacGATCTTTTATATTGGATGTGTACGTGTGCCATTGTGTCAGGCTATGTTAAGAATGTCCCAGAATGGAAATTAGTTTGCCGCATACTGCAAATTAACTGCTTAAATAAGCACTTTACCATAGGTTAGTGTTTGGCTTCATCACTGCAATTTGAAAGTAGATCAGAATACTAAGTAATTTTTTAATCTAAAACAGGGAGATGTTTCACAATTATTTAACTGCTGTGACTGAAATAAAGTTGTTAAAACCAGAGACTGGCTTGAATGTTGATTTAAAGGGCGATTACTGCCTCAGAGAGTTAAGATTGAGGGAAAGGGTAGGCAGTGATTAAAGTGAGGGCAGCCATATTGTAAAAGGCGGGAACAAAGGACTGGGAAAGATGCAGGGGCGATgctaggggcgacatagctcaggaggtaagagcggttgtccgacagtcggagggttgccggttcgatccccaccctgggcgtgtcgaagtgtctgagcaagacacctaacccctaactgctctggtgaatgagaggcatcaattgtaaatgGTGCAAACTGTATTGAAGGATCCCCATGGACTCATAGCGAGGAAAAATAAGAGAGTGGGAACAAAACAactatttttttgtctttctcgATGCAGTGTAAACGCATGGTAACATCGCTGTCTCTAACCCtcctgtcttttcttttctgactCCGCCCCATCTTTCCCCCACGGCTCCTCCCCTTGCCAGACTAACAAGGCGTCGGCCGAGGGGGACCTCCAGGGGGCGAACTCCGCCTCTCGCCAGGCGCTCTGGTTGGCCGTGCTGTCCATCGTCTTCGGCGTCGTCACGTACATCTGCGCTGTCGCCGCCCTCATCTCCTACCTGTCCGGGAAACCCCCctaagcccccccctcccccccattggGCTCACTCCCCTACGGCAACCCCTTACGACACACCCCAGCTCTCAACCCCACCTTTCCCCCGATCCCCAGTGTACCCCTGAGAGTTCCACATTAACAGGAACCCTGTGGTTTGGAATGACCTGCAAATGAATGGGAAGGGAGATGCATTGGGATTGGACTGGACTGAAATATGTCACTGTTTAAGTCTATGGGTGGGCCATATGTGTTCAGCTTAATCTGAGCCGgaccaaaatgttttaatttatgttcaagacatgaatttaaaaaaaacacgcaaCCTGATCTGAAATGAGGTCCTGAGTCAAAAAGCTGATTAATGACAATAGCTTTGTTTTCCCATGACAAGCAGTTGTGATGGTGACATTATGAAAGCCCAAGTGTCTCAGAATTTGGCATTTTTGGCAAGCATAATTTTAATAGCAATGTCACAcagagaaagcaaacaaaatgtgattatgtgtgatgttaaaatgttttctgagagAAAGCTCTGTTGAAACaaatcccagaatcctttgttCTATGACATCATGAGTGACAATGAGTCGTGGAAGCACGGTGTGCAAGCTCATAGG is a window of Anguilla rostrata isolate EN2019 chromosome 9, ASM1855537v3, whole genome shotgun sequence DNA encoding:
- the LOC135263966 gene encoding synapse differentiation-inducing gene protein 1-like; this translates as MESLDELEHPLLGGSPKHSGGPVASTGGNGLLKGILVRCGEESTLPPVAWRSYCTPAEIAQQQLLDPCSLPRSLESLYPTAPAWGQSESLGLQRKDYLETTFVDMGPGSPLEKKLLDEERDSHSICYSTDEDDLLPDYEDSSSECFSETDSERNFPLMIPQDYLGLAVFSMLCCFWPLGIAAFYLSQKTNKASAEGDLQGANSASRQALWLAVLSIVFGVVTYICAVAALISYLSGKPP